Below is a window of Pogona vitticeps strain Pit_001003342236 chromosome 9, PviZW2.1, whole genome shotgun sequence DNA.
GCCCTTCCTCCAAGCTTATAAGCCGCCTGCTTCTCATCTCTGTGGCCCCTCATCAGGTCTCTGGACAGTCGCTCTGCAGgtgtttcttcccttccctttgccATCTGGTTTTTCAGTttcagcagccaggaaattattCCTCACCCAAGAGGTTACTCTGTGTCCGGGGCGAGGGGGGGCATTGTTCCGAAGCCACAAGTTCCCCTCCccagttggaggaggaggaggagggactgaCGGAGTGGCTCTTGCCACTTGCCCAAATCCCTTTCTTCCTCAGGAGGAGTTCCGGAGGGAGGCCTTGAAGCAGCGGGCTGAGCAAAGCGTTCACGTGGAGGAGCCAggctgggaggaagaagagggtgagTGAAGTATTGCCGCTTTCCCCTGGAGAGGGGCAAGTCATGGCGGGCTCCGCCGGGGCCTTTTGTGTCAGGATTTCTGTGTTTGTTGAAAAGGCCACCCCTCTCTTCGACCAGCCGTGTTCAACCGTAGCTGATCAGAAGGCCAGCAGGAAGGACCAAGCAGAGAATAGACCTTCTTTGGCTGGACTTTGAGGCCAAATGTAGGAAGGTGCAGAGGCAGACGAGAAggcagaaaaacacagaaattcaTATTCAGAGGAATCTAGCaatcacttattttttttcctatacttTTGGAAGGGAAAATTAAGATGTTTGGGGACAGTGAGcatagtatgatttttccccACTCTTATCAGTGGAActccgtttctctctctctctctcatgcaacaGAGGAATTTCTTGGGTCATCGTCCCCCCAAACCCACGTCCCCTTGCAGCCCCTCCAAGAAAGGAAGCCGGCTTCTCCCAGTTCTGCAGCCGTCGTGGCACCGACCCTGGAGGCCTCGGGGGAAAGCTGGGCCATGCTCGGTGCCACCACAGCCGAGGCCACCCCCTCCGAAAGCAGCGACAGCGTCTCCTTTGCCACCCAGATCATCACTCCTGCTGCGGTGCCCGCCACGCCCTCACAGACTGGAACCCAGCTCTCTGGGGCCGGAGATCTCTCCCAGCGGCTGCAGGAAGCCTCCGCGGAAGAGCAGGCCTCCTTGCCAAAACCCCCAGAGCCAGCCCGGCGCTCGCCGCCGGCGCCGCCGGAGGCCAAGCCTTCTCCAGAGCAGCCCAAGGCTCAAGCAGAGGCCAAGCCGGCAAGCAGGGTGGAGGCCCTGCGAGAGGACGGGGCAACCATGGACCTGCGCCTCTTTGAGCTCAACTCGGACAGCGGGAAATCCACGCCCTCCAACAACGGGAAGAAAGGTGGGTCGATCAAGAGTCATCGGATGCTCCAAAGCCTACCTCTCAGCCTGGTCTCCTAGGAGTGGGTTCCCGATAtagcagaaacattttttttgcccCCCTGACTGCACTTCCCAAAATATTTTAGACCAGGATGCTGCTAGCCATGCTGGGAGGGAAGTctgtagtctaaaacagtggttcccccaccttgggtcccccaggtgttcttggattgcaactcccagaagccttgcagtccaaggacatctgggtgacccaaagCGGGGAACCACTGGACTCTAAAAGAAGGAACTCTTGCCGCTCTTGATGTTTTCCTGTGTTCTTTCTAGTCCTTAGGATCCTGGTTGCAGACCCTTTTTTAACTCTCAGGAgctgctttcctgccctgccGTGGGGGCCGGTTGGGGGCAGCCTGTATGTCTCGGTTCCTAGTGTTTCATGTCCCACAGAGGTGCAGGCGGTCCTCTTCCAAATCCCACAGCCCAATCTCTGTATTCTTCAGGAGGTGAGCCCTGCATgttgcttcctcactcttccagGCTCCAGCACGGATATTAGCGAGGACTGGGAGAAGGACTTTGACCTTGACATGACTGAAGAAGAAGTCCAGCTGGTCCTGTCCAAGGTGGACATCTCAGGCGAGGTGAGCCCAAGTCCCTTCCGCCAGGGaccctgcagagccagagatgcCCCAGGGAAGACCTTTCTTAGGCTCCCTGGGGTGCAGCTGAATTAATTCCATGTTACTTTAAAAAGCAGCCATCCGGGTCTTGCTCGGTTGCTGTTTCTGTTGCAGCTGTTAGAAAACGGATGCTGGAAGAAGATGAGTTTCCAGCCCTGCTTGTTTTTGGGCACCAAAGCCATCCGTGACTCTTGAGTCGGGCTGGGAATGGAAAGCTGAGGGTTCCATGGACAATCCTGTCCCTATGGACGAGGGAGCCACTCTGTGGCTTTCCGAGGGGCTTCCTCCTTTGACATGGCCTGTAAGATTGCAGTCGTACGTGGCTTTTTAGGAaagatgcattttctttttctgttgctcGCATTTTTGGGGATCCTGTGGCACTGGATTCCTCTTCTGCtgctcttaaaaaaaatcacacacacagctGTGCCATGCAGGAGCaggttttaaataaaatgcaagggtaTTGTCCAGTTGGATTCAGCTCTTAATAATAATTTGAATATTAAAATTAATTGGCAGGTGAAATGCAGGCTGTCCGGCTGACAGCTAAAGGTTTTAATGTTGCATTGCATGCAATTCCTCGCAATGCTTGTTCTTTATTCCTTTTCTACATCTTAATTAAAACTGAGCTTTTCTccttgtattctctctctctgccttttcccGCTTGTCCTGCAGATGGAGGATGAAGAATGGGAGGACTGGGAATAGCCAAAGGGCtcggccctcccctcccctcccacggCGCATCCTGGGTTCCTGCCTTGACGCCCCACCCCTTTCCACCGCATCCAATGTGAATTAAATCACAGAGCAACCGGTTCCTTTTCCCTGTGTACCTGGTGTTCCGGTCAGGCTCCATCTCAtctttgctgaaatcctgctgggcACCATGGACCATGACCCAGAACTCGCACTCGGATCACGCTGGTGGCTGGTATCACAAGGgcaggtgggcgggcgggcgggtgggtggaaGGAGCCATGGGGAGGGAGAAGGGCACAAATCTAGGCTCCTCTTTCGCTAGAGACCCCTTGGACCAGTTGTtctctgctcttctctttcccgaTTCTCTTTTCGACTTGAGGTGGTTGTCATTTGATGGGGGGAttgaatttgggggtggggagggagtggGTCCTGCCTTGGACTGCATCTTACAGCATACGCGGATTATCTCAAGGATGGCAGCTTGTCTTGTGTGTCTGCCACCTCCTGTTGGGTTGTTTCCTGCAACTTTGCTAGCTTCAAGGGGTTCCCAGAGCAAAGGCCCTCAGCCTGCTCCTCTGGCCTCTTGCCTTTAAGGGTGGAGAGCCCCATCCAGAGCCTGGCTTCCGGCTGTTCTTTCTGGTCCCCCACAAGGCCCCCGTATCATTGGACGGGGATCTGGTCTTGCAAGACCTCGTACGTCTCCTCCTCGGCCTTGGACCTGCCAGTACGGCCCCTTCTCTGTTCTCCAGGAGACTGAAGCAGTTTTGGAAGACAAGGTCCTTGCAGTGAATCCTTTCTGAGCCATGCCTGCGGGAGCATCTCCTGGAAAAGCTCCCTTTCAGGGAGGGAGGCGTTGTGCACCCATGGAGCTCCGCCAACCCCCTTCGGGAAATCCTCTGTAAAAAGGGGTTGGGAATacagagtgggggtgggggcaatttCTCCACGACCCCTTGTATTCAGCTCCTCTCTCTGGAGGAGGCCTGATAGCATAGCATGGGTCTGCATTGAAGGATCAGTGTTTGGCAACACCTTGTGCCTCCCCTGCTCACCTTATTTTCCCTCGTGCATCTGTGAGTCACTGTCGgtaggtgttttttccccccgtGCAGACGCTTCCTGACTGTGGCCGTGCTTCACTCTTCCCCACAAGCCATCTGGTTGGCTGTTCACCTCTGACGGCGCCTGCCTGTGAGGTCATGTGAGTTCCTTGCCCATGCCCCGGTTAGCTCAGTGTCTTTGCGTCTCATCTCCTCTGCCTTTTGGTCAACGCTGGGCAGTTAATCTCCCCCTTCCTCTGGCCGCCCTGCAGCTGTGTCAAAAGGAGTCTCTGAAGACTGGCCTTGGAGCAGATCGGTCCCGATTGTCATCCTCTCCAACGGGTCCAAAATGAAAATCAGCCTTCCTTGGTTGCTATCTGCCAGGAAGGTTTCCTACACGCACAGGAAAGCTGTGCAACTGTGTGGAAaggcagcttcttcttccccgGGGAGGGGGCAGTGGTCAGAAGCAGGCTCCGGCCCCTCCCCGGGGGACGCAAAGGCGCTGCTGCTCGTGAGCGGAGGTCTGGTCCTGCCAGAGCCAGCAGTGGAGTTGCTGTGAGATGAGGCCACGGGTTCCTCTCATGGCCGCCCCTGCTCCCTACAgctgcccccctttccctcccccctttggagcgCCTGCTCTCCCCACTGACTTGGCTTCTCAGAGTGCCAAAGGGTGGCTAGGGAAGGGACCTGGTAGTTCGCTAGTTCTCCTCCTCTGCCACGAGGAAGAGAAGAGGCAGGGGAACAGGGAGCAGGAGGCCGGGGCGTGAAGGAGGCTGTCCGAGGAAGCAAGACACCACGGGCCTTGGAGGGGCAGCCGCATTAATCCGTATCAGCAGGTGTCGTAGGAAACCCAAAAACAAGCCCTGTGACTCTTAACAGGTTCATTTCAGTGGGGGCTTTCGTGggtggcaggcaggcaagcagggacGTACGCTAAACCATATGTCTGAGGAAatagattattattaataaaataatcatcacattccatcaagtcaactctgccTTGCCGTGacccctttgcagggttttccaggtagagagtgctcagaagtggtttccccttttcctttcttctggggcatGTGTCGCattgtgtgcagcttgcccaaggcggcAAACCCTAGCTTTACTCACAGGGAGGACTCAAGCCCTTGTATGAATGGCCCCACTAAAACTTGGGGGGAGGTGAACACAGCAATCCACTCAAAAGGCAGATGCCTTTCAAGGAAGCAAAGTCTCCCgttttaaaagcagtttcttctATCTATAGCGTGCCATCTGGGATGCCTTGCTCAGTCTGTCGGCCGCTTGCATGAGCTCGCCGCTTCTGAAGCAGGGACCAGAcggtcctgcctgcctgccgttAAAAGAGCAGTCAGCAAGCAATTAAAAGGACTCTCTGCCCGAGGCCCTGGAGAGCAGATTCTGCCAGGGAAGAATTCACGGAATAATGGACGAGAAGGATCAGTGATGGGATCTGTTCTAAGAATGCCACTTTTCAAAACAGACACTTCAACTGGGCCAGGCCGGGTGTGGGTTAAGGTTGTGCGTTCAGCTGCCCCGCACAGTTCACAACCATGGCATAGAGCTTAGAAGATGAAGTTGGCACCAGCCTTTTTACTGACGCCACCGGATCCCTCAAGAGGCTCATCTCTGGACATCTTGTGGGGACCCACAGAGGAGCTTGGCCAGGTCACAAAGGGGCATCTCGGGCCAGGAGGACGGAGGGGACTCTGTGTGTGTTGCAATGTTGATGTTTTCCCCCATCCACCTGCAGATTAGGTCAGAGATAGGCCAGCAGAACATCTTGGTGTCGAACGGAAACAGGCCCATGCGGGCAAGGCCTCTGAACCAGGAACCTTGTGATGCCAAGTCTACTTCTGAGGGAGCTTTATATCTCAAGAGTTTACAAAATAGGGTAGCTGGGAGGAACACGCCCCCCCTTCATTTAGCTTGCTTTTaagagtgtgtgtgcgtgtgtgtgtggtgaaTGATGATGGGACAGAACTTGGTGGCCCAAATTCTGTTCCCAGGAAGGTGGATGCCAACGGTGGGCCTCCTGCGCAGCTAGAACCGGGAAAGCGCGTGGGGGCTCTGGTTTCATCATACTTCTCCTTAGATAATATTTCTCTACTCTTGGTTGTGCAAtattctctcatttttaaattatactgCATCTCCCTGGACTTTTCTAGCTGGGGGTGAACAAGTGACTCTTAACAGCTGTTAGTTTTGTAATTATGACTTTCTCCTGAACCTTTTACAGACTTGTCATTAACAGCGATTAAAGGAGTTCTATAGAAATGACCTACTCGTGTTGGCCCCTTGATTTTGTTCACCGGCCTGGACCTGTGTTGCTCTGGCGCTGTCGCCTCTTCTCGGTGCCTTCGTTTCTGAGATTCCACATCTTCGGATGGAGGGTGAAAGTAGCTGTGTTCCCAGCATTTTGGATTAGTGCGGGGCGCTCCTCTGATGGGAGTACAAGGAATCTACTTCCGGTTTTCATTTGgtgggttttcttctttttgcaggaAGCCTTCACCCTGGCTTCCTGCAAATCCTGGAGGCTTTGGGGAACAATAGTTTTGTTCCCATCATGGTTTTTTCAGCAGGTAggcattgggttttttttgggaacCGCCTGCCTGAAGGCCCTTCCACTTTGCCCGCTCTCCTTGTGTCATGGAGAGAGTGAAGACCTTGCTTCTTGGCAAGAGAGGGTGAGAGCAAAGCAACAAAACTTTCTGTGGCTAATCCAGCAAGGGCCACCTCTGGCATCTCCGGCTATTCAGCTTCCAGGCTGAGAGTCGAGAGAAATTGCCAGTTGGAACAGACTGTCCAAAGTTAGACAGGCGGATTGTTCCATTTGGCACAAGGCAACATGCTCCGGTTTTATTTGGGAATGTATTGGGACAGAGACCTGAGGCATAGCAGCcattaaaaccatttttgtttgttttttgatgggCTTTGGGTTGGTGGCAGGTGGGGGTAATAGCCTGCTCCTTTGATACACTGCCCTATCCCCTAATTTTCCCCGAGGTGTTTCTTAGATGCAGCCTTAGGAAAAGGGTTgggatgagggagagagagagagagaaagggaaaatgtCTGCAAGAACGGAACAAATCCACTCTTTTTTCATCCTGGTGTTCTTCCAAAATACCTGGATTTTGGCAGGTCAAGGCCAAACTTGACTGGCCTGTCTTACTCCCTTGGAGAAGGGGATGCACAAGATACCAACctatctactttttttaaaagcaagctgtTGGGGGTAGGGGGTAAGGATAGACCAGAAACTGAGCATAACGTTAAAATATATGTGAGCATTTGGCAACGGACTGTCCCCTTTTATTTGGGGAGCGTGCAGAACggtccttctctctctcaagaGCTTGCTAGCCACGGGTGCCAGCTCACTTCCTCAATGGAAGGCCTCAGGACCATGTCTGGCTCCAGCAGGCTTTTGAGAAGGTCCTGGCACTCCTCGGAGATCTCCAAGTGGCCTGGGATGGAGACCCCTTTCTGCTGGTGGCAGAGCATCTTGGGGATGTCCGTGTCGTCAAAGGGCAGGTTGGCGCACAGCATGACGTAGAGCACCACCCCCATGCTCCAGATGTCGCCTTTCCGGCTGTCGTGGGGCACGCCCTGCAGCACCTCAGGGGCCGCGTAGGCCGTGCTGCCGCAGAACGTCTGGCTCAGCTCCTTGCGGTTCTTGGGGAGCAGCTTTGCAAATCCAAAGTCAGTCAGTTTCAGGTTGAAACCCTGCAGGAGGGCGTTCTCGCACTTGAGATCACGGTGCGCCACACCGCAACCGTGGCAGTAGCGGATGGCTTCCACCAGCTGGTGGAAGAGGGCCTTGGCTCGGCTCTCGGGCAGAGGCCCTTCTTGCAGGACGCGCTCGAAGACGTCACCGTCCTCCGCCAACTCCATCACGATGTAGATCTTCCCGTCCATCGACTCCAACATCTCATACATCCGGATGATGTTCTTGTGGTCCAGGCGCTTGATGATCTGGAGTTCCCTGGGCAGGAATCTCTCAATGAACTCTAAGAAAAGGGAAATGGGATGGGACCAAGGACGGCACAGTATTAAGGAGAGCATCCCCGAGTCAAGAATTGAAGGACTCACCAGTTATGTAGGCTTAAAGTCCTATATAATGAACATGTTTACTAACATAAGCTATGTCTGAGCAAGCAAACTGGGCATTGTTTTTAGACATTGCTCACAACGTGCTTTTACAAAGGTGTTCATACTCCTGCTGTATAACATGCCCTGGCTGTGCAATCCATTGCGTCCCTAAGATTTCTTGGGGTCATTGGTTCAGTTAATATTGAAAGGGATGGCTTATAAACTGGGGAGCcattatttaaacatttactGTACTTTCAATCTAGGTGTGCTCCTATTGTGGAAGCTGGCATTGCATTCGGTCTAAGAGGTATTCTCATCTGCCCGGAGGGAATGCATCTTCTAAGAAGGATGCTGTGACGCCTGAACATCATCAAAATGAAGGCAGGCACACTTTTGGGGCAGCTTTGAACTGCATGTAAATGGAGTTGATGCATTTGAAACCCTCTAGTTAACAGTTCCTGAGTTGGGTTGCAGAGATCATTATAGCCCCTGGGGGAAAGTTGGCCCTTCAGATGCCCACCAGCCCTGGGGCAGCTGGCCAACCTGGCATGGCTATCAGGAGCCACACTGGGGCTAGTAGAGAACCCCACGTGGCAGGAGGAAGAGCGTTTCTTGCCACCCTGCTGTGGTGAAACACTCCTATGTACCTGCTTCATCGAGGGATGTAGAATTGCATGCATTCTatcaattaataaaaatatttgctgGATAAAAGCAAGAGCAAACAAGTGAGCAGAAGAGAAAGTAGCGGGTTAATTAGTGGCGTTTTGGTGTTTCTAAAAATCCCAAAGAATTAAAAGCATTGCGAAGTAAAAACAATGTTCTGCCTGATATGTGGAAGACATCAGTGTGGGTGGTAACCCAAGGCTTTTCGGATGGAAAAGCCATCTCCACCTGCCTTCACTTTAGAGAGGCTGTGTACCCCAGGGATATCATCTTAGGAAGATCTGGGGGCTGAACAGGAGCCCTAAGTTGGAATGAGATTTAAAGGTAACCTTGAGCACAGAGACAGTTGGCATGATGGGACTCTTGGTAAGCATTGGTGAAACCACTTCCCAAAGATGGTGGCCGTCAAGGAAGCTTGCGGCTGTCTTTGGGACCACATGTGACTGTTGAA
It encodes the following:
- the BSDC1 gene encoding BSD domain-containing protein 1 isoform X1, with amino-acid sequence MAEGFICLFCNREDGGWWRSWLQQSLQTVKEKSTEALEFMKRDLTEFTQVVQHDTACTIAATASVVKEKLATEGSSGATEKVRKGLSNFLGVISDTFAPSPDKTIDCDVITLMATPSGTTELYDSAKARLYSLQSDPATYCNEPDGPPELFEAWLSHFSLEEKKGEISDLLVNSPSVRALYSKMVPVAVSHSEFWQRYFYKVHQLEQEEFRREALKQRAEQSVHVEEPGWEEEEEEFLGSSSPQTHVPLQPLQERKPASPSSAAVVAPTLEASGESWAMLGATTAEATPSESSDSVSFATQIITPAAVPATPSQTGTQLSGAGDLSQRLQEASAEEQASLPKPPEPARRSPPAPPEAKPSPEQPKAQAEAKPASRVEALREDGATMDLRLFELNSDSGKSTPSNNGKKGSSTDISEDWEKDFDLDMTEEEVQLVLSKVDISGEMEDEEWEDWE
- the BSDC1 gene encoding BSD domain-containing protein 1 isoform X2 yields the protein MAEGEDGGWWRSWLQQSLQTVKEKSTEALEFMKRDLTEFTQVVQHDTACTIAATASVVKEKLATEGSSGATEKVRKGLSNFLGVISDTFAPSPDKTIDCDVITLMATPSGTTELYDSAKARLYSLQSDPATYCNEPDGPPELFEAWLSHFSLEEKKGEISDLLVNSPSVRALYSKMVPVAVSHSEFWQRYFYKVHQLEQEEFRREALKQRAEQSVHVEEPGWEEEEEEFLGSSSPQTHVPLQPLQERKPASPSSAAVVAPTLEASGESWAMLGATTAEATPSESSDSVSFATQIITPAAVPATPSQTGTQLSGAGDLSQRLQEASAEEQASLPKPPEPARRSPPAPPEAKPSPEQPKAQAEAKPASRVEALREDGATMDLRLFELNSDSGKSTPSNNGKKGSSTDISEDWEKDFDLDMTEEEVQLVLSKVDISGEMEDEEWEDWE
- the BSDC1 gene encoding BSD domain-containing protein 1 isoform X3, translating into MKRDLTEFTQVVQHDTACTIAATASVVKEKLATEGSSGATEKVRKGLSNFLGVISDTFAPSPDKTIDCDVITLMATPSGTTELYDSAKARLYSLQSDPATYCNEPDGPPELFEAWLSHFSLEEKKGEISDLLVNSPSVRALYSKMVPVAVSHSEFWQRYFYKVHQLEQEEFRREALKQRAEQSVHVEEPGWEEEEEEFLGSSSPQTHVPLQPLQERKPASPSSAAVVAPTLEASGESWAMLGATTAEATPSESSDSVSFATQIITPAAVPATPSQTGTQLSGAGDLSQRLQEASAEEQASLPKPPEPARRSPPAPPEAKPSPEQPKAQAEAKPASRVEALREDGATMDLRLFELNSDSGKSTPSNNGKKGSSTDISEDWEKDFDLDMTEEEVQLVLSKVDISGEMEDEEWEDWE
- the TSSK3 gene encoding testis-specific serine/threonine-protein kinase 3, whose protein sequence is MTDEHVKNTMEEFLVSHGYQLGKTIGEGTYSKVKEAFSKKHQRKVAVKIIDKVGGPEEFIERFLPRELQIIKRLDHKNIIRMYEMLESMDGKIYIVMELAEDGDVFERVLQEGPLPESRAKALFHQLVEAIRYCHGCGVAHRDLKCENALLQGFNLKLTDFGFAKLLPKNRKELSQTFCGSTAYAAPEVLQGVPHDSRKGDIWSMGVVLYVMLCANLPFDDTDIPKMLCHQQKGVSIPGHLEISEECQDLLKSLLEPDMVLRPSIEEVSWHPWLASS